A single window of Candidatus Dadabacteria bacterium DNA harbors:
- a CDS encoding BCCT family transporter: protein MKREKKPLRASSIYKGRSYRRGRDNVRIFGLDLHVRAFLVSALVIVIFVAAGTIFQEETAELFANARHWVVTQFHWLFMSVANVILVFCLLLIVSPLAKVRLGGRDAKPDYSYASWFAMIFSTSVSAGFLFFGVIEPVHHFQNPPLGIDPSDTKTAFAAGMAGAIFHWGLHGWAIFAVVGLSMALFSYNMGMPFSLRSVFYPVLGNRVWGWSGHLIEALAVFSTLFGIAVSIGLGAELITGGIDYLFSIPPTDLSKVVLIALVALTAMAALLTGINTGIGRLSRINIILAVSLMLFIIAAGPTLDILRHCLDSTATYIMSIASLSIWTGREDMDFLHEWTIFYWAWWFCYAPFVGMFIARISRGRTVREFLFFVLILPTIFCVLWMNAFGGTAVHQFLIDGYTGVTETVAVGLHGLALFKLLETFPLTHVFSLVSIVMLFSFLVVSLDSGSLAVDSITAGGKLNTPVRQREFWCFIGGLIPAVLILAGGLGSFQAAVIVVSLPLAVLFVVMLFGIWTGLRRELHHPHHPRQPSRKDVG from the coding sequence ATGAAGCGAGAAAAAAAACCGCTACGGGCATCTAGCATCTACAAAGGACGCTCTTACCGGCGCGGGCGGGACAATGTAAGGATATTCGGGCTTGACCTCCACGTCCGGGCATTCCTCGTTTCCGCGCTTGTGATCGTCATCTTCGTTGCCGCCGGGACAATCTTTCAGGAAGAAACGGCCGAGCTCTTCGCAAACGCCCGTCACTGGGTCGTCACGCAATTCCACTGGCTGTTCATGAGCGTAGCCAACGTCATACTGGTTTTCTGCCTGCTGCTGATCGTCTCACCGCTCGCCAAGGTACGTCTGGGCGGACGGGATGCGAAACCGGACTACTCGTATGCAAGCTGGTTTGCCATGATCTTTTCGACGTCGGTAAGCGCAGGATTCCTGTTTTTCGGAGTGATTGAACCGGTACACCATTTTCAGAATCCTCCGCTCGGCATCGACCCTTCCGACACCAAAACCGCTTTTGCAGCGGGCATGGCGGGGGCTATTTTTCACTGGGGGCTCCACGGATGGGCGATATTCGCCGTCGTGGGCCTGTCAATGGCTCTTTTCTCCTACAACATGGGCATGCCGTTTTCCCTGCGTTCGGTGTTCTATCCCGTTTTAGGCAACCGCGTATGGGGCTGGAGCGGGCACCTGATCGAAGCGCTGGCGGTATTCTCCACCCTGTTCGGGATTGCAGTCTCGATCGGTCTCGGAGCCGAGCTGATAACCGGTGGAATTGATTACCTGTTCTCGATTCCCCCGACCGATCTCTCCAAGGTGGTGCTGATCGCCTTGGTGGCGCTGACGGCGATGGCGGCTCTACTGACCGGGATAAATACCGGAATCGGTCGCCTGAGCCGAATCAACATAATCCTCGCGGTGTCGCTGATGCTGTTCATCATTGCAGCCGGACCGACGCTTGACATCCTCCGCCACTGCCTGGACTCAACCGCCACTTATATCATGAGCATAGCGTCCCTCAGCATCTGGACAGGACGCGAGGACATGGATTTTCTGCACGAATGGACCATCTTTTACTGGGCTTGGTGGTTCTGCTACGCACCGTTTGTCGGAATGTTCATCGCCCGCATCTCCAGAGGCAGAACCGTGCGCGAGTTTCTGTTTTTCGTGCTCATACTGCCGACCATTTTCTGCGTGCTCTGGATGAACGCCTTCGGAGGCACGGCTGTTCACCAGTTTCTGATCGACGGTTACACCGGGGTGACAGAAACGGTCGCGGTGGGGCTTCATGGACTCGCTTTGTTCAAACTGCTGGAGACGTTTCCGCTGACACATGTGTTCAGTCTTGTGAGCATCGTCATGTTGTTTTCTTTTCTCGTCGTCTCGCTTGATTCCGGGTCTCTGGCCGTTGATTCCATAACAGCCGGGGGCAAGCTGAATACGCCCGTGCGCCAACGCGAGTTCTGGTGCTTTATAGGGGGATTGATCCCCGCCGTGCTGATACTCGCAGGCGGATTGGGGTCATTTCAGGCCGCAGTTATCGTTGTAAGTCTTCCGCTCGCCGTTTTGTTCGTCGTGATGCTTTTCGGTATCTGGACAGGACTTCGCCGCGAGTTGCACCACCCACATCATCCGAGACAGCCATCCCGCAAAGACGTCGGTTAA
- the metG gene encoding methionine--tRNA ligase, translating into MGKKPFYVTTPIYYVNDVPHIGHAYTTIAADTIARHKAASGHEVYFLTGTDEHGRKIEQTAQTNEETPIGLADRVVVKFQDLWKVLGISNTDFIRTTEPRHHEAVSEIWSLVQKNGDIYLDEYEGWYDVRNEAFITETQLEEIMKLPEESRPHIEKIKEQSYFFRLSRYQEPLLQHYREHPEFIKPDYRRNEVVSFVEGGLRDLSVSRTNFSWGIPVPDSEGHVVYVWFDALTNYLTSLGFPEKTGDFEKFWPADIHLVGKDILRFHAVYWPAFLMSAGLPLPKTVFAHGWWTVEGEKMSKSLGNVVDPYEVVEEFGSEIFRYFLLREIPFGQDGDYSRKSLVSRVNGELVNGLGNLVSRSLGMIERYLGGVVPEPSELSESEKEIEDSYRETVLQVRSDLEELAFNRALSRIWEFIALVNRYVDNTAPWKLAKQEEQSKRLGTVLWTLAESIRVISLLVYPFLPETAHEIRRKIGLPPEVDTEDADWGGTKPGTAIKKGENLFSKIAEKKE; encoded by the coding sequence ATGGGGAAAAAGCCGTTCTACGTAACAACACCTATTTACTATGTAAATGATGTGCCACACATCGGCCACGCCTACACGACCATAGCGGCCGATACGATCGCAAGACACAAGGCCGCCTCGGGACATGAAGTCTACTTTCTTACGGGAACGGACGAGCACGGGAGAAAAATAGAACAGACCGCCCAGACAAATGAAGAGACTCCCATAGGGCTTGCCGACAGGGTGGTAGTGAAGTTTCAGGACCTATGGAAAGTTCTGGGCATCTCGAACACTGATTTCATAAGAACCACGGAACCGCGCCACCACGAGGCGGTTTCCGAGATATGGAGTCTGGTGCAGAAAAACGGTGACATATACCTTGACGAGTACGAGGGGTGGTACGACGTAAGAAACGAAGCTTTCATAACCGAAACCCAGCTTGAAGAAATAATGAAGCTTCCCGAAGAAAGCCGCCCTCACATCGAAAAAATAAAGGAGCAGAGCTACTTCTTCAGGCTCTCTCGCTACCAAGAGCCTCTTCTTCAGCATTACAGGGAACATCCCGAGTTCATAAAACCTGATTACAGAAGAAACGAGGTCGTGAGCTTCGTCGAGGGAGGTCTCAGGGACCTGAGCGTAAGCAGAACGAATTTCTCATGGGGAATCCCGGTCCCCGACTCAGAAGGACACGTGGTATACGTCTGGTTCGACGCCCTCACAAATTACCTGACGTCACTGGGTTTCCCTGAAAAGACCGGGGATTTTGAGAAGTTCTGGCCCGCGGACATTCACCTCGTGGGAAAAGACATACTCAGGTTCCACGCTGTATACTGGCCCGCGTTTTTGATGTCTGCGGGACTCCCTCTTCCGAAAACAGTCTTCGCACACGGATGGTGGACCGTGGAAGGAGAGAAGATGTCGAAATCGCTTGGAAACGTGGTTGACCCTTACGAGGTAGTGGAGGAGTTCGGTTCCGAGATATTCCGCTACTTTCTGCTTCGCGAAATACCTTTCGGACAGGACGGGGACTACTCGAGGAAATCGCTTGTAAGCCGCGTTAACGGGGAGCTCGTAAATGGACTCGGGAATCTTGTGAGCCGCTCTCTCGGGATGATAGAGAGATACCTTGGGGGTGTCGTTCCTGAGCCCTCCGAGCTATCGGAAAGCGAGAAGGAAATAGAGGATTCCTATCGCGAAACAGTCCTCCAGGTCCGCTCGGATCTCGAAGAACTCGCCTTTAACAGGGCTCTTTCCCGCATATGGGAGTTCATAGCGCTCGTAAACAGGTACGTCGATAATACGGCGCCCTGGAAACTCGCGAAACAAGAAGAACAGAGCAAACGACTCGGGACGGTGCTCTGGACGCTTGCCGAGAGCATCAGAGTGATTTCCCTTCTCGTCTACCCGTTTCTGCCGGAGACCGCCCACGAGATCCGAAGGAAAATCGGTCTCCCTCCCGAAGTCGACACAGAAGATGCGGACTGGGGGGGCACGAAACCCGGAACGGCAATAAAAAAGGGAGAAAACCTCTTCTCGAAAATAGCGGAGAAAAAAGAATAA